ACACGAATGCGATTGGAAAATCGGATTTCTTGGATGTGCAGGTATGCTAAGGAGTGCTCCAATTCGTTCGCAAGCGGTACCTCCTTATTAAAGTCGCGCGTCATAAACCGGAAATATTGACCCAGATATTCGGAGAACAATTTGATATCCTCCGTATTCTCGAGCTCGGCCATCTGCTTGATCGTAAACAAACTGTTGTATAAGAAATGAGGAGAAATTTGCGATTGCAGATGCTTGAGTTCCGCGTCCTGCATGCGGATGCGCTGCACATAATTATCTTCGATCAAGGCGTGCAGGCGCTGCTGCATAATATTAAATTGATTGTACAAATAACCGAATTCGTCGCCCCGCCGATGGTCGATTTGGTTCATGCGGCCGCGTTCCATCGCGCGGAAGCCGCGGATGAGCTTCAGCAGCGGCTGTTGGATCAGTTGGTAGATTCCGTATGTGAATACGAGAATTAATACGCAGGACACGACGGTCAGGCTTCGCATCCACCCGGTATATTGTTGAATCGGCTTTAAAAGCACATCCTTCGTAATATAGGTAACCAACTCGAAATCATATGAACGGCTCGTCGTCGAGTAATAGTATCCGTCTTCCGACTCCGTTCGAACGACGTTTCCGTTCGCCGCTTCTTCCCGAAGCGGGATATAGCTGCCGAACTCCTCGCGAAGCGTTTCATCCGAAACGATGACGGAGCCGAGGGCGCCGAACGCGAGAAACGCCCCGCCATGTCCTTCCTTCCGGATGGCGCGCAGCTGCTTCGTAAGCTCTTTGGTAGAGAGCTGAGCGACGAGCAGAAAATTCGGAGCATCCGCATCGCCCAGCAGCTCCGGCGTCGATTTTCCAAGATAATAACTGCCTTGATATTCCGAGATCGTGCCGGGAATATGAGCGTTGCTTGCCAGCAGCCCTCTCCACTCGCTGGCCGGAATATTCGTTATTCCCCCCCTGACCGATACAAGCTTGCCCAGCGAAGGGATATAGTAGCGCACATCCTCCATATAGGGACTGCTGGACTTCATTTGACTAATTTTCAAGAAAATATTATTTAATCTTCGATCGATTTCGTAGTTTGACATAATCGGCGCCATCGTACTGAAATCGGCGAGCTCCCCATCCAAAGAATACTCGACTAGCATGCTATTAATTCTGCCTAGTTCAAATTCCAGATTGGAATAATGGTAAAGAAGGACAGATTCGTAGGAACGTTCAATCTCCTCTCGCATCTGTCCTGAACTATTGAAGGTGAGCCACACGCTCAGCCCGTACAACGGAAGAATCAGCACGAAAAACGTCGAGATTAGCTTGAGGAAGATGGAGTTCCACTTCGAGTACATGCCATCGGCCGCCTTTGATTTTTTCCAATATGTTACCCCTTAACGCTCCCCAATACTAGACCTTTGACAAAATACTTCTGCAAAAACGGATACACGAGCAACACCGGGAGCGCGGCAATAAAAATTTGCGCCGCTCGTATCGTACGGCTCGAAACGGTTTCGAGAAGCTGCACCTGTTCCAGCGTCAGGTTCGTTTGCGGAATCGAGGTCTTGTTGAGCACCGACTGCAAATACGTCGCCAGCGGATAGTTTTCGGTCCGATTCATGTACAGCATCCCGTCGAACCATGAATTCCAATGCATGACTAACGTGAACAGCACGATCGTCGCCAAACTCGGCAGCGAGATCGGCAGGTACACCCGGACGAGCGTTTGGAAATGGCTCGCCCCGTCGATGAAGCTCGCCTCTTCCAGTTCTTTCGGCAAACCGCGAAGGAAGTTCAGCATAAGCAAAATATTAAACACTTGAACGCCCGTAGGCAGCACGAGAGCCCAGATCGTGTCCAGCAGATGCAGCTCCTTCACCACGAGGTAGCTGGGAATCATTCCGCCGTTGAACAGCATCGTAAATACGAAGATCCATGCGTAAAGCGTGCGCTGCGGGAACGTTTGGCTTTCCTTCGACAAAGGGTATGCCACCAAAATCGTCACCGCGGTGCTGATCGCGACGCCGAGTGCCACGCGGATGACGCTGTTCAGGAAAGAGGTCGTGAACTCGCCGCTCTTTAGTACGAAGCCGTAAGATTGCAATGTAAATTCAACCGGCCACAAAAATACCCGCCCCGTCCCCACCGCCGAGCTCGAACTGAAAGATACTGCCAGCACGTTCAGCACGGGGAACAAACAAAGCAAGGTGAGCGCCGATAAAACCGTGTAGTTCAACACAAGAAATATCCTGTATCTTGGCGTCGTAATATGCATTGAGCGCTTCCTCCTTTAGAAGATCCGGTATTTCGCGAATCGATAAGCAAGCCAATACCCTACGCCGATTAACGCCAGGGAGACCACCGATTTAATGAGCCCGATCGCCGCCGCCACGCCGTATTGCGTCTGCACGATTCCGATTCGGTAAACGAGCGTATCGAGAATATCGCCAGTCTCGTATACCATCGGGTTGTATAAGTTAAACACTTGGTCGAATCCTCCGTTGAGGATATTCCCCAAGCTTAACGTAGACATCAGAATGACGATCGGACGAATGCCGGGCAGCGTGATATGCCACGTTTGCCGCCCGCGCCCCGCCCCGTCGATCGATGCGGCTTCGTACAAGCTTTGGTCGATCGAGGTGAGCGCCGCCAAATAGACGATGGTGCTGAACCCGAATTCCTTCCATTGATCGGTGACCACCAATACGTACCGAAACCAATCGTTGCTGGAGAGGAACGGGATCGCCGAACCGCCGAGCCGTTTGATGATGACGTTCACGATGCCTTCGCTGGGAGACAGAATGTCGATCACGATTCCGCCCAAAATGACCCACGAAAAGAAGTGAGGCATGTACACGATCGTTTGAACGGAGCGCTTGAACAAGACGGACCGCACTTCGTTCAACAAGAGCGCTACGATCACCGGGACAACGATTCCAGCCGTGATTTTCATCACGGAGATGATGACGGTATTGCGAACGGCAGGGATGAAATCCGGCAGCGCCATCATGTACTCGAAGTTGCCCCATCCGTTCCATTGAATTCTTTCGAAGCCTACGATCGGGTTGAAATCTTGAAAGGCGATCGTTAATCCCGCCATCGGCAAATAGCTGAACACCGCGATTAAAAACAGGCCGGGTACGATCATTAGGTGCAGTTGACCATTTTTTCTTTTGAGCTTCGTGTGGTTCGACATGGCTTACCTCCTCCTATAGCATGATTATAGAAGGAGGGAAAACGAGGCCGGAAGTGGGCGATCTTTACATCCGGTATCTTTTGTTTACCTGCCGTTCGCCGCCGGCGACCGCAAAAAAAGCCCCCGGACCGGGGGCTTATGTACAACCTTATGGAAGATCAATTCGGAGCGCCGAAGACGGAGGCGTATTCCGCGATCGAACGCAGGATGGAGCTCGCTTCCTCGTCCGTCATGGCGCCGTATCTTTCGGCGGCGTCCACGATTTTCGGGAACAAGCGAACGTCGCCGGCGCTCGCGAACCCGACGACGTTCGGGAACGACAATACGAAATGGACGCACGCGTCGATCACTTTCTGTTCGTCGAACGGTTCATACCAAGTGGCGTAACGTTTCTGCTGGTCTTCCCCCCAAGGGCGCTTCGCGATCGCCTTGATGACGCGAACCGCCGCCCGCTGCTTGCCGGCTTCCTCCATCAGCGCGTCGAGCGCGTCCCGGTATTCGGGCATGGAATACATGTAATAATTCAACGGCAGCAGCACCGTTTCGAACGGATACCGCCGAAGCGCTTCCAAGTGCGTCGCCGGCGCTTCATGCCCGTGTCCCGTAATGCCGATATGTTTGACGATGCCTTCCTCCCGAGCTTCGACGGCCGCCTCGAGCGAACCGCCTTTGCCCGTGCACTTGTCCAGCTCCTCGATCGTGCCGACGGCATGCAGCTGGAGCAAATCGACGGAATCGACCTTCATCCGCTCCAAAGAGCGGTAAATCTCCTCTTTGGCTTTTTCTTTCGTCCGTTCCCCGGTTTTGGTCGCCAAAAAGATGTCGTTCCGAACTTTGCTGATGATCGGACCCATCCGCTCTTCGGCATTCCCGTAACTGGCCGCCGTGTCGAAGTGGTTGACGCCGTGTTCCAATGCGTACGTTATGGACGCATCGGCCTCCTCTTGCGTGACGCTCCCGAGGCTCGCCGCTCCGAACATAACGACCGAGCTTTCGTGACCGATCCTTCCCAGCGTTCTCTTCTGCATACTCGCTCCACCTTCCATCGCAGGATTCGAAACTTGGGAATATATTCGCGCCCCGGCGGACAAAATCCTTTATTTGGCAACGTTTTCCCGTTCCTCCGCTTTCGTCCCCGCATGCACCGCCTTCCTGCCGGCTTTCACAACTTTCAGCTGAGCAACAATGATGACGCTTATAATGACGAGAAGAAACCATGAACTGATTTTCCCGAAGCCGACGATCTGCCAAGCGTCGTGCTGGTCCGGATATTTCCAAGCGTCGAAAAACGTAGCGATATTCTCGGCTAACCAGATAAAAAAACCTACGAGGAAGAAAGCCAATATCAAAGGCATCCGGTACGTCGCATGCCGCACTCGGTAAATGATCCATGTTCGCCAAAAGACGACAACCACGATCGCCTTCAACCACCAGCGAATATCAGGGATATAATGATGGGTGAAAAAGTTCGAATAGATCGCCCCGCCCAGCCATCCTGCCGAAGAAAGCCCCGGCCAGCCGGTCATATCCATCTTCAGTCTGCGCCATACCTGGCACATGTAGCTGGCGACGCTGGCATACATAAACCCGCTGTAGAGCGGAACGCCGAACAGCTTCGTATATGCGGGCTCAGGATAAGACCATGATCCCATCCTGACCTTGTAGATTTCCAGCAACAAACCGATTAAGTGAAACACGCAGATCACTTTCAGTTCGTCGCGCGTCTCCAATCCGCTGCGGTACATGAAAAACTGCACCGCGAGCAGGGCTAGCAGAATGGCGTCATACCGGTACATGAAAGGGATTTCGATGTAACTCGACAGCGCTAAGGTTCCGAAAATGGCTGCGGGAAATATGCAGCTCATCGCCTGATGATAGCCGAAATGCAGCAGTTGAACGATCGAATGCATGAACGCCGTCTCCCATGGCCGACTTTCCTGCCGTTTCGGCTGACTCATTCGTCGCTTTTGTATTCCAAAATATCGCCGGGCTGACAATCCAAAGCTTTGCAAATCGCCTCTAGCGTGGAGAATCGGATCGCTTTGGCCTTGCCGTTTTTCAAGATGGAGAGATTGGCCATCGTGATCCCCACCCTCTCCGAAAGCTCGGTTACGCTCATTTTCCTTTTCGCCAGCATGACATCGATATTAATTATAATCGCCATAGCCTTCACCTCACACCGTCAACTCGTTTTCCGATTTAATATCGATCGCCTCTTTCAAGAGCTTTTCGAGAACAGCGGCGAATACGGCGATCACCATGGAGGCGAAAATGAGCACCAGTCCGATTAAGATGATGCCTGGAGCGTCGTCTCTCTCCGCCAGGAGATAAAACAACGGCAAGCCGATGACGTACAAGCCGGAGATGGCGGTCGCGCAGTATTTAATTTTCTTTAAAGCCTCTACGGATAAATCCGAGAAAGCTTTGTTCGCGTCGATGTAACCAAGCAGCTTGAACGCTTGGACCAGCGCGAAGTAAAACGGAATCGCGGCTGCGTACAAATCGGCGAGAACGAGATAGCGGAGAAACGGATATTCCGGATACAATTCCGCTGCGAAATTCCCGATCCCGGGCACCACAAAGATGCACAAAGCAAGAACCGGGATCCCGATCACAATGACAGCTGCCCTCAAAAAAAGCGTTGTTCCACGTTTCATCCTAAGCACCTCGCATTTGATTATGGTCTAGAGTTTATCATGTTGTTTATCGTTTATCAATAAATTTTTCTCGTTATGAGTTAATTGTTTGCTGTTCCAAAATAAAAAAAAGCAGACCGCGTTATCGCGGTCCACTTTATGATTCAACTTCCAGACTGCAGCAGCGGGTCGTCTTCCTCCTCGTCATAAGGGGGAAACACTGCGGGATGCAGCATCGCCGCCAGCTTGCGCATGCCGGTCAGCAGCCTCGGCGAAGGGCGGCAAAACAACGGCTCGTCGAGCGGAAACACCCTCCGCTCCTTGACGGCATCGATCCCGCTCCAGCCGTCCCGAGCGTAGACGAGCTCCGGCTTCACTTTGTCCGGTTGAATGCCCACCCATACAAGAGCGATCGCGCTCGGGTTTCTCTCGCGCACATCGTCCGTATCCGTCTTCACGCTCGGTCTCGGGTCGTCCGCGAAGACGTTGCGCGCGCCTGCCAGCTCGCTGATCTCCGTCAGCCAGTTTCCGCCGCCAGGCGTAAATACGGGTTTCGGCCACCATTCCCAGTACAGGCTGATCGGCTCTGCGACGCGTTGGCTTCGATCGCGGTAGTCTTCAATACACCGATCGTAAGCGCGGGCAACCTCGATCGCGCGCGGACCGCAGCCGATCGCCTCGCCGACCGTCAGCAAATTGTCGCGAATGTCGCTTAGGCTGTGAGGCGCGAGCGTGAGGAACGGGAGGCCCCGCTTCGTAAGCTCCTCGATGTTACGTTCCATTCCGGGCACCGACAAGGAGGCAAGGATCAGGTCCGGACGGAGCGCCTCCACGCGGTCCATATCGATGTGCAAATCGCTCCCTAAGCGAGGCAAGTCCTTGATCGAAGCCGGCCATGTCGAATAATCGTCCACGCCGACGAGCATCCGCTCGGCGCCGAGGTAACCGACCAATTCGGTATTGCTGGGGCATAGCGACACAATTCGCATGCGCACCCCTCCTATTTTTCGGAATCGCTAGTGTCTAGAAATGAACTATATCACGGCGATCTCCGGAAAGAAAGGGAGGAGCGAGATTCCTAGTTTTCTACAAACACGGCGTGCACATTCCCTCAAACCGCTTGAAATTTTCCGCGAAACGCGCCACGAGACTGCGCGCCGCCTCGTCGTAAGCGTTCGGATCGCTCCAAGTCGATTTCGGATTCAACAAATGTGCCGGCACGCCCGGCAGCGCCGTGGGATAAGCCAATCGGAAGAACGGATCGACGGCATACAACGCCTGTTCGATCGAGCCGTTCAGCGCGGAGGCGATCATCGACCGGGTATAGCGCAAAGCGATACGTTCCCCTACCCCGTACGGTCCGCCGGACCATCCCGTATTCACAAGGTAAACCCTCGTCTGATGCCGCTCGATGTTTCGGCCCAACATGTCGGCGTACACATTCGACCGAAGCGGCAGGAACGGCGCGCCGAAGCAGGTCGAGAACGTCGCCTCCGGCCGCGTGACGCCGCGCTCCGTCCCGGCCAGCTTGGACGTATACCCGGAGAGAAAATAATACATCGCCTGCTCTTTCGTTAATTTCGATATCGGCGGCAGGACGCCGAAGGCGTCGGCCGTTAAGAAGACGATCACGTTCGGATGGCCCGCGGCGCCGGGAATGACGGCCCCGGGGATGTGATCGATCGGATACGCCGCGCGCGTATTTTCCGTTATCGAACGGTCGTCGTAATCGGCGACTCTCGTCTCCGGGTTTACCGCCACGTTCTCCAGCACGGCGCCGAACCGGACCGCGTCCCAAATTTGCGGCTCCTTGTCTCGCGACAACCCAATGCATTTCGCATAGCAGCCGCCTTCGAACGTAAAGACGCCCGTCTCCGACCATCCGTGTTCGTCGTCGCCGATCAGACGCCGGCTCGGATCTGCAGAGAGCGTCGTTTTCCCTGTGCCGGACAATCCGAAAAACAGCGCGACGTCGCCGCTTTCCCCGACATTCGCGGAGCAGTGCATCGGAAGCGTGCCGCGGAAAGGCAGTAGGAAGTTCAATACGCTGAATATCGACTTTTTGATTTCCCCCGCATAATGCGTTCCGCCGATCAGAACGAGCTTTCGTTCGAAGGAGATGACGATGAACGTTTCCGACCGCGTCCCGTCCTGCGCCGGATCCGCCTGCAGCCCCGGCAGCGCGATGACGGTGAAGTCCGGGCGGAACCGGTCGAGCTCGCTCGCCTCCGGTCGAATCAACAGCTGCCGCGCAAACAAGTTTTGCCACGCATATTCGTTAATGACTCGGATCGGCAGCCGGTACCGGGGATCCGCGCCCGCGTAACCGTCGAATACGAACAGTTCCTTCCCCCGCATATATTCGAGCGCGCGGGAGTAAAGCTGCTCGACATGCCGCGGCTCGATCGGTTGATTCACGGCCCCCCAGTCGATATATTCGGACACGGCGGGCTCCGCGGCGATAAATCTATCTCGCGGCGAACGGCCGGTAATAGCGCCCGTCGCGACGGATAACGCCCCCGACGAGGCGATCGTCGCTTCGCGGCGGACAACCGCCAGCTCCACCAGCTGCGCCGCGGTAAGATTCCGATACATCCGGGCCGAACCGGACGGTCGGATCGATCGGAGAATATCCTCACGCTCGAAGGTTGTTTCCACGCTCATCGTCCCTTTCTTTTCATTTACGAAGGAATAAGATGTTTGCGGGCGCCTCCCGCCTCTTCCTTGACCAGGACCCATTCCGCGAGTTCGACGACGCGGCAAGCATAAGCCCACTCATTGTCATACCAGGCAAGGATCTTGACGTGCCCGTCGACCGCCTCCACCGACAGCCCGTCGACGACGGCGGATTTGCTGTTGCCTACGAAATCGGCGGATACGAGCGGCTCTTCCGTGTATCCGATATAATGCGCGTAATCCCCTCTGGCTGCGGCGCGGAACGCGGCTTTCACATCCTCGGCCCCGGCGTCCCGCTTCAATTGCAGCGTGAAGTCGGCGAGCGAGACGTCCTGCGTGGGGACGCGCACCGAAACCCCGTGAATCCGCGATGCGAGACCCGGTAGAACGTCGGCCAATGCCGAACTCAATCCTGTAGAGGTAGGGATAATCGACTGCGTGCACGCGCGCGCCCTTCGCAAATCTTTATGCGGATTGTCCACATGTTTTTGGTCCGACGTCAGCGCATGGACGGTCGTGACCCAGCCGCTCTGCACCCCGAAAGCGTCGTCGATGACCTTCAAAATCGGCGCCACGCAGTTCGTCGTGCAGGACGCTGCCGACAACAATGAATGCTGGGATGGATCGTAACTTCGGTCGTTGACGCCCATGACGATCGTGCGATCCATCCGTTGGCCCGGCGCCGTAATGATGACCTTCCTTGCCCCGGCCGCCAGATGTCCGCCAGCTCCCTCCCGGCGATTGAATTTGCCGGTCGCGTCAATCGCCAGCTCGACGCCTGCGTTCGCCCACGGAATGTTTTCCGGCTCCCGTTCGCCTACGACGTCGATCCACGTATCGTTAATGCGCAGCCGTCCTTCCGACACTTCGAACTCCGCATCCCAGGTGCCGTGCACTGTGTCGTATTTGAGCAAGTGAGCGATCGTTTCCGGCGGATACATGCAATTGATCGCTTTCAACTGCCGCGTCAGCCGCCCATGCATAAACATGCTGCGGATAAGCAGGCGGCCGATTCGCCCCATCCCGCTAATGCCAATCCCCATGGAAAAAACCTCCTTCTCTTTTATAGAAATAATAGCACACCTTTCCGTTTGTGACGTATTATATATTATTAATTGGACATATAAAACATTTTAATTGCGCATTAAACAGATATTATTGTGTTTTATTATGTTAAAAGACCTCCGTCCTCGCCCTAATCAGGCGAAACGGAGGTCTTCTGCGCACGACCATTATTGAGTTTGAAGGATCAGGATCCCGTTTTCATATCCATATCTTGCCGTTACATACGTTTCCGGGTCAAGGCCCGTGATCGCCGTAACCTCGATCTCGATGCTGCGATCCCGATCCATCGCCGATACCATGCTGTACGAGGCGTTCGGTACGCCAAGCACGCTCTTGACGGAACCGCTGGAGGAAATTCCTTCGGCATGCCAACGCATTACGGTCACATCCGGCCGGCTCATATGCAGCCCGGGGAAATGAATCACAAGCTCCTCCGCCCCATCGCCGTCCAGGTCGACTGCCCGAGGGGATCCCCATTCTTCGAAAACGAACCAGCGTTCTTGCGCGGCGTCGAAGTAGTAATACGCTAATCGGCCCGGTCCGTTGGCGGCCAATTCGACGGCGCCATGCACCGCGGACGTCGCTCCTTGTTCGTAGCTCTTGTAATCCAACTTGAAGAGCGCTCCCGTCTGTTCGCGTAGTTCGTCTTCGATGCTTGCCGAGAAACAAGCATTCGGGTACCGGTATGCCGCGTCTTTATGGTTCAACAGTACGACCCGTTCGTAATCGGCCCCGCATAATTCGCTTTCAGGCACTTTATACACATCCAGAACGACAGCATCCCCGTCGATCGAACCGAACGGCACGGTTTGCGTGTGCACCCAGCCCGCTTCCGCCCCTGAATTCACGAGGGGGATCCTTTCGACCGGCTCGAATTGGAGTTGTACGGACTCGGGGAATCGATAATCCGCCGTCTCCTCTCGATCGTTCCCTCGCTCGGATCGCTCGCTCCGTTCCCCACCGCAAGCGGCAAGCAGAAGACCGAAGACGGAACAAGCGATGAACAGCGCGTTAAGGAGTCTCTTTGGCGCGATCATGCAGCCCCTCTTTCGCGGTCGGAGCCGCCGCGGCCCGCCGGTCGTTACACGGAAAACAGAGGACGCGATGATTTTCGATCAGCACGCCGTCCAGGAACCCCTCTTTGCAATAGACCGGCTTCTCGCACTCGACGCATGCACCGATCAACTCCTGCATAACGACGCCCCGCTTTCTCAAGGATTCTTATATCGATTATATTACGATCCCCTTGAGGCGGTCGATACAACGCCGCTATAGTTCCAGCTTCGCCGCCTTCTCCTTAATATAATCGGCGGTACGAAGCGCGAGCGCCATGACCGTTTCCGTCGGATTCCCCGCGCCGGAAGTGACGAAGATGCTCGCATCGCACACGAACAGGTTAGGAATGTCATGGGATTGACCATATGAATTTACGACGGAAGCGCTTGGGTCGTCTCCCATCCGGCAGCCCCCCATTAAGTGCGCCGAATCCGATACGACGAACTCCACCTGCCCCTCTTCCGCCTCGAGAATTTCTTTCATTTTGTTCACCGCGTGGCGAATGAGACGTTTATCGTTCTCCCCGTAGCTGAACGTCACTTTCGCTCTTGGCAGCCCGTGCTCGTCCTTGTCCTGCGACAACGTCACTCGGTTTTCCGGATTCGGAAGCACCTCCCCGACCATAGTGACCCGTCCGTAATGGTTGTAATCCAGCATCGTCCGCCGCAGCTGTTCTCCCCACAACCATCCGCCTTCATGCTGCGCGATCGAGGTGGCGAACGAGACGGGGCGCGAGCCATGGGCGTGCAGCGTATACCCGCGGACGAAGTCGTTGTTCGGATCGGTGCGGTAAAAATCCTGCGTCGTCGCCAGCACCGGAGTGCCCTTATACAGGCGGATCTCCTTCTCGAACCAAGCGTACACGTCGTAGCTGCTGTGGGTCATGATCGCTCTCCCGACCCAGCCGCTGCTGTTGGCCAGTCCGTCCGGAAACTGCGGGGTAGCGGAATTCAGCAGCAAACGCGGAGTTTCGATCACGAAGGCGGATACGATCACCAGTTTGGCACGCTGCGTGTACGAATTTCCCTTATGTACGAAAGTAACGCCTTTCGCTCTTCCGTCCTTGCCCATGTCGATCCCCGTCACCATGCACTCGTGCAGCAGCTCCGCCCCCGCCTTAAGCGCTTTGGGAATATGGACGATCAAGGAGCTGTACTTGGAATTCGGCATGCAGCCTTGATTGCAGAAGCCCCGGTTAATGCAGGGCGGACGTCCCTCGAACGGCGCCGACAAAATGGCGAGAGGCGCTACGCTGGATCGGATGCCGAGTTTCTCGCAGCCGTTGCGGAACATGTACGCGTTCGGGCTGAGCGGCTCCCGTTCGGGGTACGGGTACGGACCGTGAAACTCTCCCCAAGGAAAATGTTTCGGACCGGATACGGCGATGTCGTTTTCAATGCGATCGTAGTAAGGTTCCAAATCCCAATAATTGATAGGCCAATCGTCGGCTACGCCGTCTATCGTGCGGGCGTTGAAATCCGCGTTATGGAAGCGCAGCGCCACCCCTGTCCAGTGGAGGCTTCCGCCGCCTACCCCGCGGCCGGACGTGTTGTGTCCCAGCTTCAACGGATCGCTGCCGTCGACGATTCGCGTATCCTGCCATCCCAAACTTTTCATCGAAAGCTCGTCGCTGGCGAAGTCGTCCTGCGGGTCGTATAAAGGGCCCGCTTCCAGAAGCACTACCTTCATTCCGGCTTCCGCGAGCTCCTTCGCCAGAATGCCGCCCGCGGTGCCGGCACCGACGATGACGACGTCGACTTCCTCGTTCGCATATCTTCGCTCCAGCATCAGCATCACTCTTTACTCGTTTTAGTAGGTTGCGCTTCCCATGGATCCAGAACACCAATTTCGGCGCGCACGTAACCGCGGGGGTACGCCGGACCGCCGTAGCCGATTTCCGACCACACGTAGGGATGAGAATAATAAGCCTCTACGGCGAGGTTGAGCCATTTTTGGAACAGCGCCGATTGAGGGACGCTCTGCCACACATGCTCCGGTTCGCCGCGGCCTTCGCTGATTTCCTTCAGCATCGCGATCTGCTCTTGGAGCGGGAGGTTCGGGAACGAATCGCCGAAACGCGCCTGCGTCGCTTGTTCTAACGCGGACAACCCGGACCGAACGAGCTCCCGCGCCGGGGGAAGTCCCTTCTTACGTTCGCTTTCGCCGATGCTGTCGGCGAGCGTTCGATCCATGTGCTCCACGACGAACTGCACGATCTCTTCGCGGGATTCGTCGACGAGCCGCCCGACGATGGCGGCAAGCCGCCGACCCTCCTCCGGAGTCAGAAACCGGAAGCTCCGCTTCGGTTCCAAGCGGCGCCGAACGATGCTGCGGGTATGCGGATCCCAGTGATCCTGTTCCTCTAACACATTGTAATCTCGATAATGGGAAACGACGGGCAGCTGCTTCTTCACTCGGTCAGCCTCCTTCTACCACATAACGCCGACCAGGCCAAAGACGGCGAGGGCGGCGAAAATCATCGGCAGCACGACCGGAGGGCCGATCATAAAGTTGCGCAGCTCGTAACCGCCGACCCGTCGGCCTACGCCGCGCCAGTGAAAATATACGCCTATTACGCCGATCAGCGCTCCTAACACGAGCAGCGCGAGAAACAAATTCAGAGACCAAGCGGACCGATAAAAGGCGAGCAGAACGCCGCTGACGAACAGCAGCGGGGAAATGATCACAGGAGCCCACATCGATTTGCCTCGAAAATTTTGTCTGTAATGGTAGAGCGTCACTTGAATGCCCACCAACAGGTATGCCAAACCGACGAACAAAATGATGACTCGGTTCAGGTTCCATACCGTCCAATTCATAGATCCATCCTCCTGAGCGTACGCAGGTACGAAAACATTCGGTCGCTGGTAGTATACCCCATGGAAAATTTTTTATTTCCGAGGTCGACTGAAGACCGAAACGGAGCAAGGCCGCCGGCGACACGCCGGCAGCCGGTTATTATTTTACGAGCAGGCAGATTCCCGCTGCGAGACAATACGCAGCGAACAGCAGTTCCCAAACGAGCGATCGCCTTTTCATCGGATGTCCTCCGGAACCTGCGCGGAACGCAAGACAGGCGCGC
The nucleotide sequence above comes from Paenibacillus sp.. Encoded proteins:
- a CDS encoding aldo/keto reductase is translated as MQKRTLGRIGHESSVVMFGAASLGSVTQEEADASITYALEHGVNHFDTAASYGNAEERMGPIISKVRNDIFLATKTGERTKEKAKEEIYRSLERMKVDSVDLLQLHAVGTIEELDKCTGKGGSLEAAVEAREEGIVKHIGITGHGHEAPATHLEALRRYPFETVLLPLNYYMYSMPEYRDALDALMEEAGKQRAAVRVIKAIAKRPWGEDQQKRYATWYEPFDEQKVIDACVHFVLSFPNVVGFASAGDVRLFPKIVDAAERYGAMTDEEASSILRSIAEYASVFGAPN
- a CDS encoding carbohydrate ABC transporter permease, with the translated sequence MHITTPRYRIFLVLNYTVLSALTLLCLFPVLNVLAVSFSSSSAVGTGRVFLWPVEFTLQSYGFVLKSGEFTTSFLNSVIRVALGVAISTAVTILVAYPLSKESQTFPQRTLYAWIFVFTMLFNGGMIPSYLVVKELHLLDTIWALVLPTGVQVFNILLMLNFLRGLPKELEEASFIDGASHFQTLVRVYLPISLPSLATIVLFTLVMHWNSWFDGMLYMNRTENYPLATYLQSVLNKTSIPQTNLTLEQVQLLETVSSRTIRAAQIFIAALPVLLVYPFLQKYFVKGLVLGSVKG
- a CDS encoding DUF2975 domain-containing protein; its protein translation is MKRGTTLFLRAAVIVIGIPVLALCIFVVPGIGNFAAELYPEYPFLRYLVLADLYAAAIPFYFALVQAFKLLGYIDANKAFSDLSVEALKKIKYCATAISGLYVIGLPLFYLLAERDDAPGIILIGLVLIFASMVIAVFAAVLEKLLKEAIDIKSENELTV
- a CDS encoding DUF817 domain-containing protein, whose product is MHSIVQLLHFGYHQAMSCIFPAAIFGTLALSSYIEIPFMYRYDAILLALLAVQFFMYRSGLETRDELKVICVFHLIGLLLEIYKVRMGSWSYPEPAYTKLFGVPLYSGFMYASVASYMCQVWRRLKMDMTGWPGLSSAGWLGGAIYSNFFTHHYIPDIRWWLKAIVVVVFWRTWIIYRVRHATYRMPLILAFFLVGFFIWLAENIATFFDAWKYPDQHDAWQIVGFGKISSWFLLVIISVIIVAQLKVVKAGRKAVHAGTKAEERENVAK
- a CDS encoding ABC transporter permease, with the protein product MSNHTKLKRKNGQLHLMIVPGLFLIAVFSYLPMAGLTIAFQDFNPIVGFERIQWNGWGNFEYMMALPDFIPAVRNTVIISVMKITAGIVVPVIVALLLNEVRSVLFKRSVQTIVYMPHFFSWVILGGIVIDILSPSEGIVNVIIKRLGGSAIPFLSSNDWFRYVLVVTDQWKEFGFSTIVYLAALTSIDQSLYEAASIDGAGRGRQTWHITLPGIRPIVILMSTLSLGNILNGGFDQVFNLYNPMVYETGDILDTLVYRIGIVQTQYGVAAAIGLIKSVVSLALIGVGYWLAYRFAKYRIF
- a CDS encoding helix-turn-helix transcriptional regulator gives rise to the protein MAIIINIDVMLAKRKMSVTELSERVGITMANLSILKNGKAKAIRFSTLEAICKALDCQPGDILEYKSDE
- a CDS encoding sensor histidine kinase, translated to MYSKWNSIFLKLISTFFVLILPLYGLSVWLTFNSSGQMREEIERSYESVLLYHYSNLEFELGRINSMLVEYSLDGELADFSTMAPIMSNYEIDRRLNNIFLKISQMKSSSPYMEDVRYYIPSLGKLVSVRGGITNIPASEWRGLLASNAHIPGTISEYQGSYYLGKSTPELLGDADAPNFLLVAQLSTKELTKQLRAIRKEGHGGAFLAFGALGSVIVSDETLREEFGSYIPLREEAANGNVVRTESEDGYYYSTTSRSYDFELVTYITKDVLLKPIQQYTGWMRSLTVVSCVLILVFTYGIYQLIQQPLLKLIRGFRAMERGRMNQIDHRRGDEFGYLYNQFNIMQQRLHALIEDNYVQRIRMQDAELKHLQSQISPHFLYNSLFTIKQMAELENTEDIKLFSEYLGQYFRFMTRDFNKEVPLANELEHSLAYLHIQEIRFSNRIRVETELPEKPYLSIMVPRIILQPVLENVFNHGLVQKAEKGVLKVSWRADETMLAIVVEDNGDALTDERLRSLQNKLENVSDSVQEGETTGLMNVHHRLRIRFGPPYGLALSRSSLGGLKTEIRLPLHQNGKESESHVSIDDRG